One Streptomyces sp. NBC_01237 genomic region harbors:
- a CDS encoding response regulator transcription factor, with the protein MRVVLAEDLFLLRDGLVRMLEAYDFEIAAAVETGPELTRALAELKPDVAVVDVRLPPSHTDEGLQCALAARRARPGLPVLVLSQHVEQLYARELLADGNGGIGYLLKDRVFDADQFIDGVRRVAAGGTAMDPQVISQLLSRRSQDKPMGGLTPREREVMEQMAQGRSNAAIASHMVITERAVAKHTSNIFGKLGLPPSDDDNRRVLAVLAYLDRGGS; encoded by the coding sequence TTGCGAGTTGTCCTAGCCGAAGATCTCTTCCTGTTGCGCGACGGCCTGGTGCGCATGCTGGAGGCCTACGATTTCGAGATCGCCGCGGCTGTGGAGACCGGGCCCGAACTGACCCGTGCTCTGGCCGAGTTGAAGCCGGACGTCGCCGTTGTCGACGTCCGGCTTCCGCCGTCCCACACGGACGAGGGCCTCCAGTGCGCGCTGGCCGCCCGCCGGGCGCGGCCCGGACTGCCGGTGCTGGTGCTGTCGCAGCATGTGGAGCAGTTGTACGCGCGTGAGCTGCTGGCGGACGGCAACGGCGGCATCGGCTATCTGCTCAAGGACCGGGTCTTCGACGCGGACCAGTTCATCGACGGGGTCCGCCGGGTCGCGGCGGGCGGTACGGCGATGGATCCGCAGGTCATCTCGCAGCTGCTGTCACGCCGTTCGCAGGACAAGCCGATGGGCGGTCTCACCCCGCGCGAGCGCGAGGTCATGGAGCAGATGGCCCAGGGCCGTTCGAACGCGGCGATCGCCTCGCACATGGTGATCACGGAGCGGGCGGTGGCCAAGCACACCTCGAACATCTTCGGGAAGCTCGGGCTGCCGCCGTCGGACGACGACAACCGCCGCGTTCTCGCGGTGCTCGCCTACCTCGACCGGGGCGGCTCCTGA
- a CDS encoding sensor histidine kinase: MNAMLERIRPPMRAAGRGFALSLVGLVGSITLFVLAVLSIAFILLGIGLVTTPPVLEAVRKHANQRRLWAVTWSDVRIPVPYRPFPPDVRTGFTGQVERTTLMLKDPATWRDLQWLLVDMTAGYVLSVLAAALMIYPLESLVLAAGLWRVFRDDAYWYGFVPVDSQASALAAVALGIVLFAVGLKVSEPLLRLHFVLARSLLAPTHEQELARRIDRLTETRHEAVDTAASELRRIERDLHDGAQARLVAMGMNLGTIEALIEKDPAQAKKLLAMARASSAEALTELRDLVRGIHPPVLAERGLGDAVKALALRLPTESEVHVELAGRAGAPVESAAYFAVSEILTNAVKHSGADRLWVDLHHADGMLRVSVTDNGRGGAAIGSGSGLSGVERRLGTFDGVLAVSSPAGGPTMVTMEIPCELS, encoded by the coding sequence ATGAATGCGATGCTGGAGCGGATACGGCCGCCGATGCGGGCGGCCGGACGCGGTTTCGCCCTCTCGCTCGTCGGTCTGGTGGGGTCGATCACCCTGTTCGTGCTGGCGGTGCTCTCCATCGCCTTCATCCTGCTGGGCATCGGGCTCGTCACCACTCCCCCGGTGCTCGAAGCGGTGCGCAAGCACGCCAATCAGCGCCGGCTGTGGGCGGTCACCTGGTCGGACGTCCGCATTCCGGTGCCGTACCGGCCCTTTCCGCCGGATGTGCGCACGGGTTTCACCGGGCAGGTGGAGCGCACGACGCTGATGCTGAAGGACCCGGCGACCTGGCGCGACCTCCAGTGGCTGCTGGTCGACATGACGGCCGGATACGTCCTGTCGGTCCTGGCCGCCGCGCTGATGATCTACCCGCTGGAGTCGCTGGTCCTGGCGGCGGGGCTGTGGCGGGTGTTCCGGGACGACGCGTACTGGTACGGATTCGTGCCGGTGGACAGCCAGGCGTCGGCGCTGGCCGCCGTCGCCCTGGGCATCGTGCTGTTCGCCGTCGGGCTGAAGGTCAGCGAACCGCTGCTGCGACTGCACTTCGTGCTCGCCCGCTCGCTCCTCGCTCCCACCCATGAACAGGAGCTGGCGCGGCGCATCGACCGGCTCACCGAGACCCGCCACGAGGCGGTGGACACGGCGGCGTCCGAACTGCGGCGCATCGAACGGGATCTGCACGACGGCGCCCAGGCCCGGCTGGTCGCCATGGGCATGAACCTGGGCACCATCGAAGCGCTCATCGAGAAGGACCCGGCCCAGGCGAAGAAGCTGCTGGCGATGGCCCGCGCGTCCTCCGCCGAGGCCCTCACCGAGCTGCGCGATCTGGTGCGGGGCATCCATCCGCCGGTACTGGCCGAGCGGGGGCTCGGCGACGCGGTGAAGGCGCTGGCCCTGCGGCTGCCGACCGAGTCCGAGGTGCATGTGGAACTGGCCGGGCGGGCCGGGGCGCCGGTGGAGTCGGCGGCGTACTTCGCGGTCAGCGAGATCCTGACGAACGCGGTGAAGCACTCGGGTGCCGACCGGCTCTGGGTGGACCTGCATCACGCCGACGGGATGCTGCGCGTCTCCGTGACGGACAACGGCAGGGGCGGTGCGGCGATCGGTTCCGGCTCGGGGCTGAGCGGAGTCGAACGCCGACTCGGTACATTCGACGGCGTACTGGCCGTCAGCAGCCCAGCGGGCGGTCCCACCATGGTGACCATGGAGATCCCTTGCGAGTTGTCCTAG
- a CDS encoding class I SAM-dependent methyltransferase, translating into MTNTSRARSFDAAAAAYGASRPSYPPVLLDAVEELAGFALAGARVADIGAGTGLGTALLHARGSRTVAVEPGDGMAEEFRRRLPEVPVVRGDGNHLPLRSGSVDLLTYAQSWHWTDPDRSVPEVRRVLRPGGALALWWNDSDPAVPWIGEQDARLRKFFGAAETRYDERARFRGLPDGIAFGTLRLPWSRRVPLDVHLANLGSYSDFLVADQEEVRDFLAREGELLAGVFPDGMVEETYVVSLAVARH; encoded by the coding sequence ATGACGAATACCTCACGTGCGCGTTCCTTCGATGCGGCGGCTGCCGCCTATGGCGCGAGCAGGCCCTCGTACCCACCCGTACTCCTGGACGCGGTCGAGGAGTTGGCCGGGTTCGCGCTGGCCGGTGCGCGGGTCGCGGACATCGGTGCGGGCACCGGGCTGGGCACCGCGCTCCTGCACGCGCGCGGGAGCCGGACGGTGGCCGTGGAGCCCGGTGACGGGATGGCCGAGGAGTTCCGCCGCAGGCTCCCCGAGGTGCCGGTCGTCCGGGGCGACGGCAATCACCTGCCGCTGCGGTCGGGCTCCGTCGACCTGCTGACCTATGCCCAGTCCTGGCACTGGACCGATCCGGACCGCTCGGTCCCGGAGGTCCGCCGGGTCCTGCGGCCCGGCGGGGCGCTCGCCCTGTGGTGGAACGACTCCGACCCGGCCGTGCCGTGGATCGGTGAACAGGACGCCAGGCTGCGGAAGTTCTTCGGCGCGGCCGAGACCCGGTACGACGAGCGGGCCCGGTTCCGCGGCCTGCCGGACGGCATCGCCTTCGGCACTCTCCGGCTGCCCTGGAGCCGTCGGGTGCCGCTCGATGTGCACCTGGCCAACCTCGGCAGTTACTCCGACTTCCTGGTCGCCGACCAGGAGGAGGTCCGGGACTTCCTCGCCCGGGAGGGCGAGCTGCTGGCGGGGGTCTTCCCGGACGGCATGGTGGAGGAGACGTACGTGGTCAGTCTGGCCGTGGCGCGGCACTGA
- a CDS encoding alpha-L-fucosidase codes for MARRTRVLSALALAAATALIPVQATAQATAQSAGPAAGPASAQRSAPPGGPCTAPVRPASQLTVEACDSPERIIEKAANIVPTRGQLAWQQREITAFTHFGMNTFTGREWGSGTEDEKLFAPGDIDVDQWMRAYRAAGAEQVMLTAKHHDGFVLYPSRYTDHSVALSPGSPDVVGAYVRAARRAGLKVGLYLSPSDGAELPHAWHARWVETIREKQAEGKPLSLPERVALEDGDRAPAGEGRFGNGSAVTERTIPTLVPGDDRAADVRRGRLPTFTVRADDYDAYYLNQVYELFTEYGPIEELWLDGANPWSGSGITQKYDVKQWFDTIKALSPDTVVFQGPQGVRWVGNENGIARGTEWSVTPHTTDPWTGLGGLPNDSTDPDIGSRDRILAPTTKYLQWYPAEADVSNRPGWFYHPEQQPKTPAQLMDLYEKSVGRNASLLLNVPPAPDGRMADADVASLTAFGKAVRTTYGTDVRKRGPGPYTFDRVAVREDIRRGQRVERFAVEARIGGAWQRIAEGTTIGHRRILPLPAPVTATAVRVKVLASRAAPHLGATTLHLGATAPQEPPRSR; via the coding sequence ATGGCACGACGCACCCGTGTGCTCAGCGCGCTCGCACTGGCGGCGGCGACCGCGCTCATCCCCGTACAGGCAACCGCGCAGGCGACGGCGCAGTCGGCCGGACCGGCGGCCGGACCGGCGTCGGCTCAGCGCTCCGCACCGCCGGGCGGCCCCTGCACCGCGCCCGTCAGACCCGCCTCGCAGCTGACCGTCGAGGCGTGCGACAGCCCGGAACGGATCATCGAGAAGGCCGCGAACATCGTCCCCACCCGCGGTCAGCTCGCCTGGCAGCAGCGGGAGATCACCGCCTTCACCCACTTCGGGATGAACACCTTCACCGGGCGCGAGTGGGGCTCCGGCACCGAGGACGAGAAGCTCTTCGCCCCCGGCGACATCGATGTCGACCAGTGGATGCGCGCCTACCGGGCGGCCGGTGCCGAGCAGGTCATGCTCACCGCCAAGCACCACGACGGCTTCGTCCTCTACCCCAGCCGCTACACCGACCACTCGGTGGCACTGAGCCCCGGCAGCCCCGACGTCGTCGGCGCCTACGTCAGGGCCGCCCGCCGGGCGGGGCTCAAGGTCGGCCTGTACCTCTCGCCCTCCGACGGTGCCGAACTCCCGCACGCCTGGCACGCCCGATGGGTCGAGACGATCCGTGAGAAGCAGGCCGAGGGCAAGCCGCTGAGCCTGCCCGAACGCGTCGCCCTGGAGGACGGCGACCGCGCCCCGGCAGGCGAGGGCCGCTTCGGCAACGGCAGCGCCGTCACCGAGCGCACCATCCCCACCCTCGTCCCGGGCGACGACCGCGCCGCCGACGTCAGGCGCGGCAGGCTGCCCACCTTCACGGTGCGGGCCGACGACTACGACGCGTACTACCTCAACCAGGTCTATGAGCTCTTCACCGAGTACGGGCCGATCGAGGAGCTGTGGCTGGACGGCGCCAACCCCTGGTCGGGCTCCGGCATCACCCAGAAGTACGACGTCAAGCAGTGGTTCGACACCATCAAGGCCCTCTCGCCGGACACCGTCGTCTTCCAGGGCCCGCAGGGCGTGCGCTGGGTCGGCAACGAGAACGGCATCGCCCGTGGGACCGAGTGGAGCGTCACCCCGCACACCACCGACCCCTGGACCGGACTGGGCGGCCTGCCCAACGACTCCACCGATCCGGACATCGGCTCCCGGGACCGGATTCTGGCCCCCACCACCAAGTACCTCCAGTGGTACCCGGCCGAGGCCGATGTCTCCAACCGCCCCGGCTGGTTCTACCACCCCGAGCAGCAGCCCAAGACACCAGCGCAGTTGATGGACCTCTACGAGAAGAGCGTCGGCCGCAACGCCTCGCTCCTGCTGAACGTGCCGCCCGCCCCGGACGGCCGGATGGCCGACGCGGACGTCGCCTCGCTCACGGCCTTCGGCAAGGCGGTGCGCACCACGTACGGCACCGACGTACGCAAGCGGGGGCCGGGTCCGTACACCTTCGACCGCGTCGCCGTCCGCGAGGACATCCGGCGCGGACAGCGGGTGGAACGGTTCGCCGTCGAGGCCCGGATCGGCGGGGCCTGGCAGCGGATCGCCGAGGGCACCACGATCGGCCACCGGCGCATCCTGCCCCTGCCCGCGCCGGTCACCGCGACGGCGGTACGGGTGAAGGTCCTCGCGTCCCGGGCCGCACCGCACCTCGGTGCGACCACGCTCCACCTCGGCGCGACGGCCCCTCAGGAGCCGCCCCGGTCGAGGTAG